A single window of Salvia splendens isolate huo1 chromosome 8, SspV2, whole genome shotgun sequence DNA harbors:
- the LOC121744865 gene encoding putative E3 ubiquitin-protein ligase XBAT31, translating into MGQGMSCSSSEEQGLFGAVQFGDLEMFEAILKRDSSIIHRSTSYDRNSPIHIAAANGQIEILSLLLHRSVKPDVLNRYKQTPLMVAAMHGKISCVEKLIEAGANILMFDTLNGRTCLHYSAYYGHSDCLEAILSAARTSHVSASWGYSHFVNIRDGKGATPLHLAARQSRPQCVHMLLDNGALVCVSTGRYSFPGSTPLHLAARGGSLDCIRELLAWGADRLRRDASGRIPYVVASRHRHGECAALLNPSSAEPLVWPSPLKFISELNQEAKALLEQALMEANREREKTILKGTVYSLPSPSASDSGIDDDISEASETDLCCICFDQVCTIEVQACGHQMCAQCTLALCCHNKPKPTTSCPTVPVCPFCRSNIVKLVVAKVRVENDTERDICSSKPRKSWRSRNLSEGSSSFKSLSAVGSFSKMSRGSGKFAAGDELLDKPLSLET; encoded by the exons atgGGTCAGGGAATGAGCTGCAGTAGCAGTGAGGAGCAGGGGCTGTTTGGTGCGGTGCAGTTCGGGGATTTGGAGATGTTTGAAGCCATTTTGAAAagggattcatccatcattcatCGCTCGACCTCTTATGATCGCAACTCTCCTATTCATATCGCCGCCGCCAATGGCCAGATCGAG ATTTTATCATTGCTTCTCCACCGATCCGTGAAGCCGGATGTGTTAAATCGGTATAAACAG ACTCCATTGATGGTGGCTGCAATGCATGGAAAGATCTCCTGTGTAGAGAAGCTGATTGAGGCTGGGGCAAAT ATTTTGATGTTTGATACGCTTAATGGAAGGACCTGCTTGCACTATTCGGCTTACTACGGCCATTCTGATTGCCTCGAGGCCATTCTATCCGCTGCTCGAACCTCCCACGTCTCAGCTTCGTG GGGCTACTCTCATTTTGTGAACATTAGGGATGGAAAAGGGGCCACACCGTTGCACTTGGCAGCGCGTCAAAGTCGCCCTCAATGTGTTCATATGTTGTTGGATAATGGAGCCCTTGTCTGTGTTTCAACTGGCCGATATAG CTTTCCTGGTAGTACTCCTCTTCATTTGGCTGCAAGAGGTGGCTCTCTTGATTGCATCAGAGAATTGCTAGCTTGGGGTGCTGATCGACTGCGGAGAGACGCTTCAGG GAGAATACCGTATGTGGTAGCTTCAAGGCACCGCCATGGAGAATGTGCGGCTCTTCTGAACCCTTCATCAGCAGAGCCTCTTGTTTGGCCGTCGCCTCTGAAGTTCATCAGCGAACTCAATCAGGAGGCAAAAGCTCTATTAGAACAAGCCTTGATGGAGGCTAacagagaaagagaaaaaaccATCTTGAAGGGAACGGTTTACTCTCTCCCGTCTCCATCAGCGTCCGACTCTGGAATTGATGACGATATATCTGAG GCAAGCGAAACAGATCTTTGCTGCATATGCTTTGATCAAGTTTGCACTATCGAGGTTCAAGCATGTGGCCATCAAATGTGCGCACAATGCACGCTCGCCTTGTGCTGCCACAATAAGCCCAAACCAACAACCTCTTGCCCTACCGTGCCTGTCTGCCCCTTCTGCAGGAGCAACATAGTCAAGCTCGTTGTGGCTAAGGTCAGGGTCGAGAATGACACTGAGCGTGACATCTGCTCCTCAAAGCCACGCAAGTCTTGGAGGTCGCGAAATTTGAGCGAGGGAAGTAGCAGCTTCAAGAGCCTCTCTGCAGTGGGGTCGTTTAGCAAGATGAGCCGGGGATCAGGCAAGTTCGCTGCCGGGGATGAGCTTCTTGATAAGCCATTGAGCCTTGAGACTTAG
- the LOC121745251 gene encoding U-box domain-containing protein 13-like gives MEEDDKAALSRKLIDLVGEISAFSDYRASVKRQYTNLARRLKLLTPMFEEIRDCKEALSEDSIRALAELAGALESAKELLRFGSEGSKIYLVLERDQIMNRFHEVTAELERALSGISFEKLDISDEVKEQVELVLAQFLRAKGRVDAPDSELYEDLMCIYNKNNDAGEDTDVLRRLVDRLQLSDIADLTQESLALHEMVGATGGDPEESIEKMSMLLKKVKEFVQSTNPNIDSTTTENSTPTSSGGKVLTNQKSLVIPNDFRCPISLELMKDPVIVSTGQTYERSCIEKWLEAGHSTCPNTQQALTSNALTPNYVLRSLIAQWCEANGIEVPKRPGSSRPKAGSACSPAERSKIGALLCKLTSGNPEDQRSAAGEIRLLAKRNADNRVAIAEAGAIPLLVQLLSTPDSRTQEHAVTALLNLSIFEDNKGSIISSGAVPGIVHVLKKGSMEARENAAATLFSLSVIDENKVTIGASGAIPALVALLSEGTQRGKKDAATALFNLCIYQGNKGKAVRARVIPTLMRLLTEPQGTMVDEALAILAILSSHPEGKSAIGAAEAVPVLVDVIGNGSARNKENSAAVLVHLCSGDQQYLAEAQELGVMGPLLELAQHGTERGKRKATQLLERMNRFVETQKAARAAQAENQTQNQASQPPSSGNAEMS, from the exons ATGGAAGAGGACGACAAGGCCGCGCTGTCTCGGAAGCTGATCGATCTGGTTGGCGAAATCTCGGCCTTCTCCGACTACAGAGCCTCCGTGAAGAGGCAGTACACCAATCTAGCTCGGCGGCTGAAGCTGTTGACCCCAATGTTCGAAGAGATTCGCGATTGCAAGGAGGCGCTGTCCGAGGATTCGATCAGAGCGCTGGCGGAGCTCGCAGGCGCGCTGGAATCGGCCAAGGAGTTGCTCCGCTTTGGCAGCGAGGGGAGTAAGATTTATCTG GTCTTAGAGAGAGATCAAATCATGAATAGATTTCATGAAGTGACAGCTGAGTTGGAGCGAGCTCTAAGTGGCATTTCTTTTGAGAAACTTGACATATCAGATGAAGTTAAGGAACAG GTTGAGCTTGTTCTCGCTCAGTTCCTAAGAGCCAAGGGAAGGGTAGATGCACCAGATTCTGAGCTGTATGAGGATCTGATGTGTATTTACAACAAGAATAATGACGCCGGAGAAGATACAGATGTATTAAGGAGGTTGGTTGACAGACTACAGCTTAGTGATATTGCTGACTTAACCCAAGAATCACTAGCTTTGCATGAGATGGTTGGAGCCACTGGTGGAGACCCAGAGGAGAGCATAGAGAAGATGTCAATGCTGTTAAAAAAAGTTAAGGAATTTGTGCAGTCAACAAATCCGAATATTGATTCCACCACAACTGAGAATTCTACCCCAACAAGTAGTGGTGGAAAAGTACTGACAAATCAGAAGAGCCTTGTTATACCAAATGACTTTCGATGTCCTATCTCCTTAGAGTTGATGAAGGATCCTGTCATTGTCTCAACAGGACAG ACATATGAAAGGTCGTGTATCGAGAAATGGCTGGAAGCAGGGCATAGTACCTGTCCCAACACACAGCAAGCTCTCACTAGCAATGCTCTAACACCAAATTACGTTCTTCGAAGTCTCATAGCTCAATGGTGCGAAGCAAATGGCATTGAAGTACCCAAGAGACCGGGCAGCTCTCGCCCCAAGGCTGGATCTGCATGCTCCCCTGCAGAGCGTTCCAAGATAGGAGCCCTTCTCTGTAAGCTTACATCCGGCAACCCTGAAGATCAACGGTCTGCAGCAGGTGAAATCCGTCTCCTTGCAAAGCGTAATGCTGACAACCGTGTGGCTATAGCTGAAGCTGGCGCCATCCCCTTGCTTGTCCAGCTTTTATCGACTCCTGATTCCCGCACACAGGAGCATGCTGTTACTGCCCTTCTCAACCTTTCCATATTCGAAGATAACAAGGGAAGCATAATATCCTCTGGTGCCGTGCCTGGTATAGTGCACGTGCTCAAGAAAGGGAGCATGGAAGCGCGGGAAAATGCTGCTGCCACACTGTTTAGCCTCTCGGTGATTGACGAAAACAAGGTAACTATCGGTGCTTCAGGGGCAATTCCTGCATTGGTGGCGCTCCTCAGTGAAGGCACCCAAAGGGGGAAGAAAGATGCCGCAACAGCGCTCTTCAACTTGTGCATATACCAAGGCAACAAGGGTAAGGCCGTGAGGGCGCGCGTCATTCCCACATTGATGCGACTGCTCACCGAGCCTCAAGGCACCATGGTGGACGAAGCGCTCGCGATTCTGGCGATACTGTCCAGCCACCCCGAAGGAAAGTCAGCCATTGGAGCTGCCGAGGCAGTACCCGTTTTGGTGGATGTCATCGGCAACGGCTCAGCCAGGAATAAAGAGAACTCTGCCGCCGTGCTGGTGCACCTGTGCTCGGGCGACCAGCAATACCTTGCCGAGGCCCAGGAACTCGGTGTGATGGGGCCACTGCTTGAATTGGCGCAGCATGGGACGGAGAGGGGCAAGAGGAAAGCCACCCAGCTGCTCGAGCGGATGAACAGATTCGTAGAGACACAGAAGGCAGCACGGGCAGCGCAGGCGGAGAATCAAACACAGAATCAGGCGTCCCAACCGCCGTCGTCCGGTAACGCTGAGATGAGTTGA